From a single Lactococcus allomyrinae genomic region:
- a CDS encoding YiaA/YiaB family inner membrane protein: MNNIKKKVYRNTPAYQMMAWGAFAFFVVLLLIGLYTLKEPLMVKGYYLMAAVGLISSSFTVAKVVRDNQEDEERYNKMFRDTDASAD, translated from the coding sequence ATGAATAATATTAAGAAAAAAGTTTATCGGAATACACCCGCTTATCAAATGATGGCATGGGGAGCATTTGCATTTTTTGTAGTTTTATTGTTGATTGGCTTATACACATTAAAAGAGCCATTGATGGTTAAGGGGTATTACTTAATGGCTGCGGTTGGTTTGATTTCATCTTCTTTTACTGTGGCTAAAGTGGTAAGAGATAATCAAGAAGATGAAGAAAGATACAATAAGATGTTTCGAGATACGGATGCATCAGCCGATTAA
- a CDS encoding EsaB/YukD family protein — MRTDTHITISLEYEGRQLDLVIPIQVTVNRLIELLDNMFRSNQVFLPQNWKLDVKGKHLHFDGTDFLADYPVGNGDVFVIVWD; from the coding sequence ATGCGAACAGATACACATATTACTATAAGCCTTGAATATGAGGGGCGACAATTAGATTTAGTTATTCCTATTCAAGTAACAGTAAATCGCCTGATAGAATTACTTGATAATATGTTTCGTTCAAATCAAGTTTTTTTACCCCAAAATTGGAAACTTGACGTTAAAGGAAAACATCTTCATTTTGATGGAACGGACTTTTTAGCAGATTATCCTGTTGGGAATGGGGATGTATTTGTTATTGTTTGGGATTGA